One window from the genome of Schistocerca piceifrons isolate TAMUIC-IGC-003096 chromosome 1, iqSchPice1.1, whole genome shotgun sequence encodes:
- the LOC124789580 gene encoding thioredoxin-T-like: MVHIITGEDDLKARLADAGSNLVVIDFFADWCGPCKAIAPKFEELSQKYPDVVFLKVNVDDNESIAVTYDVKAMPTFVFIKDGKTLDSFAGANVDKLTQLLVQHK; encoded by the exons ATGGTACACATCATTACAGGAGAG GACGACTTGAAAGCGAGGTTGGCCGATGCCGGCTCCAATCTTGTTGTCATAGACTTCTTCGCTGATTGGTGTGGACCTTGCAAAGCAATTGCGCCAAAATTTGAG GAGCTCTCGCAGAAATACCCGGATGTTGTTTTCCTGAAAGTTAATGTTGATGATAATGAGAGCATTGCTGTCACATACGATGTGAAGGCAATGCCCACCTTCGTCTTTATTAAAGACGGCAAAACC TTGGACTCGTTTGCTGGAGCAAATGTGGATAAGCTCACCCAGCTTCTGGTGCAACACAAATAA